One part of the Dermacentor silvarum isolate Dsil-2018 chromosome 6, BIME_Dsil_1.4, whole genome shotgun sequence genome encodes these proteins:
- the LOC119456210 gene encoding unconventional prefoldin RPB5 interactor: MESEQMEKLRQSQLKGLRSCDAKLERWAQFERDYEALGERLRTLPDRVSHEVMVPLNSLAFIPGRIIHTNEVLVLLGDNWFAERSASQALGIAQRRAEQCRKMQEGLKAEREQRTNWMKYTDELHRESGYVDIREPYDPDEENTWRERHRKSVRDHHTSKKAAEGQEHQPDTDVWKLLDRLELQEEQEEACADIAPETSHEEVSRKVRWQDESSGHISFSYSTSDTCSATTATCSSDALLSPGDILRMFGGSEASVAKSILKNSSDVKPPTLPKASVSSPVVPAPRERPKLKFDDAFTGNVVEHHTIAPSSTTIDFDVTDVELPAPLSKPSSLFRSRRVTKP, encoded by the coding sequence ATGGAGTCCGAACAGATGGAAAAGCTTCGCCAGTCGCAGCTGAAGGGCCTGCGATCCTGCGACGCGAAGCTCGAGCGCTGGGCGCAATTCGAGCGCGACTACGAGGCCCTCGGCGAGCGGCTGCGCACACTGCCCGACCGTGTGAGCCACGAGGTGATGGtgcctctcaactccctcgcctTCATTCCCGGACGGATCATCCACACGAACGAGGTACTCGTGCTCCTGGGGGACAACTGGTTCGCCGAGCGGTCTGCGAGCCAGGCGCTGGGCATCGCCCAGCGGCGCGCCGAGCAATGCAGGAAGATGCAGGAGGGATTGAAAGCCGAGCGGGAGCAGCGCACCAACTGGATGAAGTACACGGACGAGTTGCACCGCGAAAGCGGCTACGTGGATATTCGGGAGCCGTACGACCCGGACGAGGAGAACACCTGGCGGGAGAGACACCGCAAGAGCGTGCGTGACCATCACACGTCCAAGAAGGCTGCCGAAGGGCAGGAGCATCAGCCTGACACGGATGTCTGGAAACTGCTCGATCGCCTCGAGTTGCAAGAAGAGCAGGAGGAAGCCTGCGCAGACATCGCGCCCGAGACTTCGCACGAGGAAGTCTCCCGCAAAGTTCGATGGCAAGATGAGAGCAGTGGCCACATCAGCTTCTCCTACTCGACGAGTGACACCTGCTCAGCGACCACGGCCACTTGTAGTTCGGATGCATTGCTAAGTCCTGGCGACATCTTGCGTATGTTTGGCGGATCCGAAGCCAGCGTGGCAAAGTCTATACTGAAAAATTCGTCAGATGTGAAGCCGCCGACGTTGCCCAAGGCGTCAGTATCATCTCCTGTTGTACCAGCGCCAAGAGAAAGGCCCAAGTTGAAGTTTGATGACGCATTCACGGGAAATGTTGTGGAGCACCACACTATTGCACCTTCGTCGACAACAATCGACTTTGATGTTACTGACGTAGAATTACCAGCGCCACTCAGCAAGCCAAGTTCGTTGTTTAGGTCAAGGAGGGTAACAAAGCCATAG